The following coding sequences lie in one Silvibacterium dinghuense genomic window:
- a CDS encoding APC family permease: protein MVTNSAAQADTNHGLQRRLMLWDLILYGIILVQPTAPMPPFGVIYTTAHGHVVTAILLAMVAMLFTSFSYGRMAQAYPQGGSAFLYVSKELHTGLGYVTGWCLILDYVLNPLICTIWCARAAINFLPHVPYPLMATFFAVLFTALNCRGVETSARINRGMAIALGLVILLIIAEAIHWLLQLNHPEPGFFTHPFYDPQTWNTSGLLRGTSIAVLTYIGFDGISTLSDEAVRPQRDIPRAIVLTCLVTGILSSLEVYLAQLIWPRGASFPDVDTAYVHVAQRLGGPILFLIVNGTLLLANMGSGLASQLGAARLLYAMGQDGALPRRFFAQVSSGARVPRNNVLLLGSIALIGALSFSYELGTELLNYGALLAFMGVNLAAAVRAIRSDARREWPSILFALGGLATCCFLWGNLGRLALSVGTIWAMGGILLYLVRRRHTHLP from the coding sequence ATGGTGACTAACAGCGCGGCACAGGCAGATACCAATCACGGCCTGCAGCGCCGACTGATGCTCTGGGATCTCATCCTCTATGGCATCATTCTGGTGCAACCCACTGCGCCCATGCCGCCTTTCGGTGTCATCTACACTACTGCGCACGGCCACGTCGTTACCGCTATCTTGCTCGCCATGGTAGCCATGCTCTTTACCAGCTTTAGTTACGGGCGCATGGCGCAGGCCTATCCACAAGGGGGCTCGGCTTTTCTCTATGTCAGTAAAGAGCTCCACACGGGTCTCGGTTATGTGACCGGATGGTGCCTTATCCTTGACTACGTCCTTAACCCGCTCATTTGCACTATCTGGTGCGCGCGGGCGGCGATAAACTTCTTACCTCACGTGCCCTACCCACTCATGGCCACGTTCTTTGCTGTGCTCTTCACCGCGCTCAACTGCCGTGGTGTGGAAACCTCTGCGCGTATCAATCGTGGCATGGCGATTGCTCTAGGATTGGTAATCCTATTGATCATCGCCGAAGCCATCCACTGGCTCCTTCAACTTAACCATCCAGAGCCCGGCTTCTTTACGCATCCCTTCTACGATCCACAAACCTGGAACACCAGCGGCCTATTGCGTGGCACCTCCATCGCAGTGCTCACCTATATTGGCTTTGACGGCATCTCTACGCTGAGCGATGAGGCTGTGCGCCCGCAGCGAGATATTCCGCGTGCTATCGTGCTTACATGCCTGGTCACCGGCATTCTGTCGAGCCTCGAAGTCTATCTAGCGCAGCTTATCTGGCCGCGCGGTGCGAGTTTCCCGGATGTCGACACAGCGTATGTCCATGTTGCGCAACGCCTGGGCGGACCGATCCTCTTCCTCATTGTCAATGGCACGCTGCTTCTCGCTAACATGGGCTCTGGCCTCGCCTCGCAGCTCGGTGCTGCACGCCTGCTCTATGCCATGGGGCAGGATGGTGCGCTGCCTCGCCGCTTCTTCGCTCAAGTCTCCAGCGGTGCGCGTGTGCCGCGCAACAATGTGCTTCTACTCGGATCCATTGCACTCATCGGCGCGCTCAGCTTCAGCTATGAGCTGGGCACTGAGCTGCTCAACTACGGCGCGCTGCTCGCTTTTATGGGAGTTAACCTTGCTGCCGCAGTACGTGCCATTCGTAGCGATGCACGCCGCGAATGGCCTAGCATCCTCTTTGCGTTAGGAGGCCTTGCTACCTGTTGCTTTCTCTGGGGCAATCTTGGCCGACTTGCGCTCTCAGTCGGCACTATATGGGCTATGGGCGGTATTCTGCTCTATCTCGTGCGTCGTCGCCATACGCACCTGCCATAG
- a CDS encoding carboxypeptidase-like regulatory domain-containing protein produces the protein MARNATSIALLTLLALCCWLLPGKLEAQAGRGSVSGTVTDSGGAVIPKTAITLKSTKTGLVLTVTTTDAGLYTFVSVDPGVYQLTAAHDGFETQVQKNVRVTVDQATSVNVRMAVGSLTQTVTVDASSSPVDTSSATVGQLIGAETIDRVPLLTRDVYQLVQLSAGVAPANGTPNASDTPGIFNARSLIDVSSYTINGSLQGNVFYMVDGSPIGIAENNVATIMPAFQVPEDGVEEFRMETQNTPASYASGGGGVISLVTKSGGNKLHGDAFGYFRPNAMAANDFFYKRDNPGKPPLDFHRYQEGGAISGPILKDKLFYFADYEATQQEQLENGYYTVPTAAERTGDFSSDSFTIYNPLVADNADGTRQAFSGNVIPASDLDTVAQYFASKFPQPNLTGTGPYHTNNYTGSGLDPQNAQKFDVRMDYALNEKNKLFGRFSFGRLDFGNADLYGADNMFDPNYYVNITNTRNVVLGDDITLSKSSLLQLRYSFTRHYEDQTGDPRQSGYDITTAGFPSSLASEVLYKQIPVMTFGTTASIGGTGNEDTFLFASENSDVGATYTKLLSKHELSTGFEWQKKFMNIGQPVSPAGSYAFDNTATSSTATAGDGSDFASFLLGMGSTPSNETENFTKDVFAAEANPYYAAFFQDVFHATPHLTITAGLRWEIFGGRTERFNRQESFDPAVQYSLDGIGLTGGEQFVTSGHRSAFDTNWKNAGPRASFAWETKPGTVVRGGAGIYYGPSTSMVANPVFNTDGFSSVTTWNATQYNSDGNTVMLNPLSNPFPGGVVQPTGSSLGAATNIGVGLNTVIRNPRTLTTYNYNLGVEQQLPGRMVFTLAYVGSRGLFLPLGSVDLNVMSIGEIARYGTSLCVDGSNGCQMVSNTWEPILPATNPYYGASQVPLWLSLEPYPQFNNGSFGNGVTVYGYPGADSSYNSLQTKLEKQLSNHFSTIASFTWSKLLTNDSQTPLSFVGYHSGAAQDWRNLNLERAVSSQDVKLQFNWQASYELPIGKGRLINLHGMQDSLLGGWTLNTILYLSTGVPIASPTGTGNPYFNQRVNLACDPGAHAQHSADEWFNYTCFSQPASYFAAGTAPAYLGSVRTDGAHSADVSLYKGFAMLGERNLRLEVSSYNVTNTVQMGYPNVFWDPAEVSDPSVMAGFGQITAAANLPRQLQFGARFTF, from the coding sequence ATGGCGCGCAACGCAACAAGTATTGCCCTGCTGACTTTGCTGGCACTCTGTTGCTGGCTCCTTCCTGGCAAGCTGGAGGCTCAGGCTGGACGCGGCAGCGTGAGCGGCACGGTGACAGACTCCGGTGGCGCGGTGATCCCCAAAACAGCGATCACGCTCAAATCAACGAAGACTGGGTTAGTGCTCACGGTGACGACGACCGATGCCGGCCTATACACCTTTGTTTCGGTCGATCCCGGTGTATACCAGCTGACCGCGGCGCATGACGGCTTTGAAACCCAGGTGCAAAAGAATGTACGCGTAACGGTAGACCAGGCGACGAGTGTGAACGTGCGCATGGCGGTGGGTTCTCTGACGCAAACAGTAACGGTGGATGCCTCGAGCTCGCCGGTGGACACCTCGAGCGCAACGGTCGGACAACTGATCGGCGCCGAGACCATCGACCGCGTGCCGCTGCTGACGCGCGACGTTTACCAGCTGGTACAGCTGAGCGCGGGCGTGGCGCCGGCCAACGGCACCCCGAATGCATCAGACACTCCGGGCATTTTCAACGCTCGCTCTCTGATCGACGTTTCGTCGTACACCATCAACGGATCGCTGCAGGGCAACGTGTTCTACATGGTGGATGGCAGCCCAATCGGCATTGCGGAAAACAATGTAGCGACGATCATGCCCGCCTTCCAGGTGCCAGAGGATGGCGTCGAAGAGTTCCGCATGGAAACGCAGAACACGCCGGCGAGCTATGCGAGCGGCGGCGGCGGCGTGATCAGCCTGGTGACTAAATCCGGCGGAAACAAGCTGCACGGCGATGCTTTCGGATATTTCCGCCCAAACGCCATGGCGGCGAATGACTTCTTTTACAAGCGCGACAATCCGGGCAAGCCTCCGCTCGATTTCCATCGTTACCAGGAGGGCGGCGCAATCAGCGGACCGATCCTCAAGGACAAGCTCTTCTACTTTGCCGACTACGAGGCCACGCAGCAGGAACAGCTCGAGAACGGCTACTATACCGTGCCGACCGCGGCTGAGCGCACGGGCGATTTCTCCTCCGACAGCTTCACCATCTACAACCCGCTGGTGGCCGACAACGCAGACGGCACACGACAGGCGTTTTCCGGCAACGTCATTCCTGCGTCTGACCTGGACACAGTGGCGCAGTACTTCGCGAGCAAGTTCCCACAGCCAAATCTGACCGGCACCGGGCCTTACCACACGAACAACTACACCGGCTCCGGGCTCGATCCGCAAAATGCACAAAAGTTCGATGTGCGCATGGACTATGCACTGAACGAAAAGAACAAGCTCTTCGGGCGCTTCTCTTTTGGACGGCTGGATTTCGGCAACGCCGATCTCTACGGCGCAGATAACATGTTCGACCCAAACTACTACGTGAATATTACGAACACACGCAATGTAGTGCTCGGCGATGATATTACGCTCTCGAAGAGCTCGCTGCTGCAGCTGCGCTACTCCTTCACGCGACACTACGAAGACCAGACAGGCGACCCGCGCCAGAGCGGCTATGACATCACGACGGCCGGATTTCCGTCGTCGCTGGCGAGCGAGGTGCTCTACAAGCAGATTCCAGTGATGACTTTTGGAACCACGGCCTCAATCGGTGGCACCGGCAATGAAGACACGTTTCTTTTCGCAAGCGAGAACAGCGATGTGGGTGCAACCTACACCAAGCTGCTAAGCAAGCATGAACTAAGCACGGGCTTCGAGTGGCAGAAGAAGTTCATGAACATCGGACAGCCAGTTTCTCCGGCCGGCTCCTATGCCTTCGACAACACAGCAACCAGCTCAACCGCGACAGCCGGCGATGGCAGCGACTTTGCCAGCTTTCTGCTGGGCATGGGATCGACACCAAGCAATGAGACTGAGAACTTTACCAAAGACGTCTTCGCAGCAGAAGCAAATCCGTACTACGCGGCGTTCTTCCAGGATGTCTTTCACGCGACACCGCACCTGACCATCACTGCTGGACTTAGGTGGGAGATTTTCGGCGGACGTACGGAACGCTTCAATCGCCAGGAATCCTTCGATCCCGCCGTGCAGTACAGCCTGGATGGTATTGGGCTGACAGGCGGCGAGCAATTCGTGACCTCGGGCCACCGCTCGGCCTTTGATACGAACTGGAAGAACGCAGGACCGCGCGCAAGCTTTGCGTGGGAGACGAAGCCGGGTACCGTAGTGCGCGGCGGTGCAGGCATCTACTATGGGCCGAGTACCTCAATGGTGGCCAACCCCGTGTTCAACACCGATGGCTTCAGCTCGGTAACCACCTGGAACGCGACCCAGTACAACTCCGACGGCAACACGGTAATGCTTAACCCGTTAAGCAACCCTTTTCCGGGCGGAGTGGTACAGCCTACAGGCTCCTCGCTCGGCGCGGCTACCAACATCGGCGTGGGCCTGAATACAGTAATCCGTAACCCAAGAACGCTGACCACCTATAACTACAACCTGGGCGTTGAGCAGCAACTTCCCGGGCGGATGGTCTTTACGCTGGCCTACGTGGGCAGCCGCGGGCTCTTTCTGCCGCTGGGATCTGTGGATCTGAATGTGATGTCGATCGGCGAGATCGCGCGCTACGGCACCTCGTTGTGCGTGGACGGCAGCAACGGCTGCCAGATGGTCTCGAACACATGGGAACCGATCCTGCCGGCGACCAATCCCTACTATGGCGCAAGCCAGGTGCCGCTGTGGCTCTCGCTCGAGCCCTATCCACAATTCAACAACGGATCGTTCGGCAACGGCGTAACGGTCTACGGCTATCCCGGCGCAGACTCAAGCTACAACTCGCTGCAGACCAAGCTCGAGAAGCAGCTCAGCAATCACTTCTCGACCATTGCCAGCTTCACCTGGTCCAAACTGCTGACTAACGACAGCCAAACGCCGTTGAGCTTCGTGGGCTACCACTCGGGAGCAGCGCAGGACTGGCGCAACCTGAACCTGGAGCGCGCAGTGAGTTCACAGGATGTAAAGCTGCAGTTCAATTGGCAGGCATCATACGAGTTGCCCATCGGCAAGGGACGGCTGATCAACCTGCACGGCATGCAGGATTCACTGCTGGGCGGATGGACGCTGAACACCATCCTTTACCTGAGCACCGGCGTACCGATCGCCTCACCGACGGGCACGGGCAATCCTTACTTCAACCAGCGCGTGAATCTGGCGTGCGATCCGGGCGCGCATGCTCAACACTCAGCCGATGAGTGGTTCAACTACACATGCTTCTCACAGCCGGCCAGCTATTTCGCGGCAGGCACCGCACCAGCTTATCTCGGGAGTGTACGCACAGATGGCGCACACAGTGCGGATGTATCGCTGTACAAGGGCTTCGCGATGCTGGGTGAACGAAACTTGCGGCTGGAGGTTTCCAGCTACAACGTAACGAACACGGTGCAGATGGGATACCCCAATGTCTTCTGGGATCCGGCCGAAGTAAGCGACCCATCGGTAATGGCGGGCTTCGGGCAGATAACCGCGGCAGCCAATCTGCCACGCCAACTGCAATTTGGCGCGCGGTTCACCTTCTAG
- a CDS encoding glycoside hydrolase family 2 protein has product MTSARSIAALVMAFLSLPVLASAETTVFHDGWKLASTCSGIGAVTADGAAVSKTDFDDTSWIATSIPSTVVAAQVKAKLLPDPYFSDNLRKLPGMSYPVGHNFANLPMPDDSPYRCGWWYRKTFSAPASGKGAHAWLHFGGINYRGELWVNGHHIADKNQIAGAYRTYDFDVTSALEPGRENTVAVEVFAPTEKDLGINWVDWNPAPPDKDMGLWGDVDLVSTGSVTLRSPMATTHFTDGTLQAAEVTVYAELHNAADHVVDATVSGTVAGVAITQAVTLQPNEDKTVIFTPAHYTALRIEHPKPWWPAQMGDPHLEQLKMEVAVSGVKTDGQSTEFGLREVTSELTANGSRLFRVNGKPILIRGAGWSQDMLLRNDPQRLREQIRMVGDMHLNSIRLEGKLESEDFFRLTDQHGILVMLGWCCCDHWEKWETWTNEDRKIAAASLRDQLLRLRQHPSLLVWLNGSDNAPPADVERSYLDVEASVHWPTPIIASASATDTVNSGSSGVKMTGPYDYVEPSYWYVDSKFGGAYGFNTETSPGPAIPSLASRKLFLKEPEAWPPAAEWSLHYGGGEFKDLNVFDGAMTAIYEKPASAADYERIAQTMTYDSERAMFEAYSRNKYSSTGVVQWMLNNAWPSMIWHLYDYNLDADAGYFAVKRACEPLHIQYSYDDRSVVVVNSTYTPTSALHASIRVHNLEWNQVYASDRMVSLAPDSVQQLIVLPESLYTGSERILFVSLTLVDSEGKEVSRNFYWVPVMLTTFDFTRTDYTHTPASRYEDLSALTHLAPAKLEVHAETASSAHAVKITLSNPSNALAFQVHADMRTPEGALVAPVLWSDNWIELAPGESTTLIAELPEASEPHSTAHPVIEISGWNVAPIKVDTHGD; this is encoded by the coding sequence ATGACGTCCGCTCGTTCCATCGCCGCTCTCGTCATGGCTTTTCTATCGCTGCCTGTCCTCGCCAGCGCGGAGACCACCGTTTTTCATGACGGCTGGAAGCTGGCCTCTACATGTTCAGGCATCGGCGCTGTCACTGCAGATGGCGCCGCTGTTTCGAAAACCGATTTCGACGATACCTCGTGGATCGCAACTTCTATTCCGTCGACTGTGGTCGCCGCGCAGGTGAAGGCGAAGCTTCTCCCTGACCCCTACTTTAGCGACAACCTCCGTAAACTCCCCGGTATGAGCTATCCCGTAGGTCATAACTTCGCCAATCTTCCTATGCCCGATGACAGCCCTTATCGCTGCGGCTGGTGGTACCGGAAAACATTCTCTGCGCCCGCATCTGGCAAGGGTGCACATGCCTGGCTGCACTTCGGGGGCATCAACTATCGCGGTGAGCTCTGGGTGAATGGCCATCACATCGCAGACAAGAATCAGATTGCCGGCGCCTACCGTACGTATGATTTCGATGTAACCTCCGCGCTTGAGCCTGGTCGTGAAAACACCGTTGCCGTCGAGGTCTTCGCGCCTACAGAGAAAGACCTCGGCATTAATTGGGTCGACTGGAACCCGGCGCCCCCGGATAAGGACATGGGTCTCTGGGGCGACGTGGATCTCGTCTCCACCGGTTCTGTCACGCTGCGTTCGCCTATGGCAACCACGCACTTTACTGATGGAACGCTGCAAGCCGCAGAAGTTACCGTCTATGCTGAACTGCATAACGCCGCCGATCACGTCGTCGATGCTACGGTGAGCGGAACCGTCGCGGGTGTGGCCATCACCCAGGCCGTTACACTTCAGCCAAACGAAGATAAGACCGTCATTTTTACTCCCGCTCACTATACCGCGCTGCGCATCGAACATCCGAAGCCGTGGTGGCCTGCGCAGATGGGCGATCCGCACCTCGAGCAGCTTAAGATGGAGGTTGCCGTCTCCGGCGTAAAGACCGACGGGCAGTCCACTGAGTTTGGTCTCCGAGAAGTGACATCCGAGCTCACTGCGAACGGTAGTCGCCTCTTTCGTGTCAACGGCAAACCTATCCTCATCCGCGGCGCAGGCTGGTCGCAGGACATGCTCCTGCGCAATGATCCGCAGCGCCTCCGCGAGCAGATCCGCATGGTTGGGGATATGCACCTTAACAGCATCCGCCTCGAGGGAAAGCTCGAGAGCGAAGACTTTTTCCGCCTCACCGACCAGCATGGGATTCTCGTCATGCTGGGATGGTGCTGCTGCGATCACTGGGAGAAGTGGGAGACCTGGACCAACGAAGATCGCAAGATTGCTGCGGCCTCACTACGTGATCAGCTCCTTCGCCTGCGTCAGCATCCAAGCCTGCTCGTGTGGCTCAACGGCAGTGACAATGCGCCTCCTGCGGATGTCGAGCGCAGTTATCTTGATGTCGAGGCGTCTGTACACTGGCCCACGCCCATCATCGCCTCAGCATCTGCCACAGATACCGTTAACTCCGGCTCCAGCGGTGTGAAAATGACGGGTCCGTATGACTACGTCGAGCCTAGTTATTGGTATGTTGATTCGAAGTTTGGTGGAGCCTACGGCTTCAATACCGAAACCAGTCCTGGTCCTGCTATCCCATCGCTCGCCAGCCGCAAGCTCTTCCTCAAAGAGCCGGAAGCGTGGCCGCCTGCTGCGGAGTGGAGCCTTCACTATGGAGGCGGTGAATTCAAAGATTTGAACGTCTTCGATGGAGCAATGACCGCTATCTACGAGAAGCCCGCGAGTGCTGCGGACTATGAACGCATAGCGCAGACCATGACCTACGATTCTGAACGTGCCATGTTTGAGGCATACTCGCGCAATAAGTACTCGAGTACGGGTGTCGTGCAATGGATGCTGAATAATGCGTGGCCTTCGATGATTTGGCACTTATACGATTACAATCTCGATGCAGATGCTGGCTACTTTGCTGTTAAGCGTGCCTGCGAGCCGCTGCACATCCAGTACTCCTATGACGATCGTTCCGTCGTTGTAGTGAATAGTACTTACACGCCCACCTCCGCGCTGCATGCATCGATCCGCGTGCACAATCTCGAGTGGAATCAGGTGTATGCGTCGGATCGCATGGTAAGCCTCGCGCCTGATAGTGTGCAGCAACTTATTGTTCTGCCCGAGTCACTCTACACCGGCTCCGAGCGTATTCTCTTCGTCTCGCTCACGCTTGTCGACTCAGAAGGCAAAGAAGTTAGTCGCAATTTCTATTGGGTCCCCGTCATGCTTACTACCTTCGACTTTACCCGTACCGATTACACGCATACACCGGCCTCGCGTTACGAAGACCTCAGCGCGCTCACACATCTTGCGCCAGCAAAACTCGAAGTCCACGCCGAAACTGCATCCAGCGCACACGCAGTCAAGATCACTTTGAGCAACCCTTCCAACGCTCTGGCTTTCCAGGTGCACGCCGATATGCGCACGCCTGAGGGAGCACTCGTTGCACCTGTTCTCTGGTCTGATAACTGGATCGAGCTTGCACCCGGGGAATCCACTACTCTTATCGCTGAGTTACCTGAAGCTTCGGAACCACATAGCACCGCACATCCGGTTATAGAAATATCCGGCTGGAATGTAGCTCCGATCAAGGTTGATACGCATGGTGACTAA
- a CDS encoding LacI family DNA-binding transcriptional regulator: MAKRKSGHVTLSDVAHAAGFSVSTVSIVLSEAPLSRHVAATTREHIRATAAHLGYHPDAFARSLRKRSSRTIGVLAFDLSDPYCVPIVRGIHSALQSSEYLPMVLDAQTERRLFDEHLRLLLERRVEGVIVIASWVFDEANLFADVRKNSVPIVIIGRDLSARGVSSFLLDNEEGGAQALRHLAGLGHRRIAVITGPHEMFDSKPRWLGVERASEECGIALDPLLVQQLPSFGDAEHGFEGGREIAKRLVNTGRPFTAVLAFDDLTALGVVRGLAEMGIHVPQDCSVIGFDDVLPARVATPAITTIRQPLRSMGEHAAQRMLERLAAPQQARERARVHKAAPQLIVRSSTALYRKSESSKGRRKRLDSR, from the coding sequence ATGGCCAAGCGCAAGTCCGGACATGTCACCCTCAGCGATGTCGCACACGCCGCGGGGTTTTCCGTCTCCACCGTCTCCATCGTGCTCAGTGAGGCGCCACTCTCGCGCCATGTCGCTGCCACCACGCGCGAGCATATCCGCGCTACGGCGGCGCATCTCGGCTACCATCCTGATGCCTTTGCCCGTTCTCTCCGTAAGCGCAGCTCGCGCACTATCGGCGTACTTGCCTTCGACCTGTCAGATCCTTATTGCGTGCCCATCGTGCGCGGCATTCACTCCGCACTGCAAAGCTCGGAGTATCTGCCCATGGTGCTGGACGCTCAGACCGAGCGCCGCCTGTTTGACGAGCATCTCAGGCTGCTGCTTGAGCGTCGCGTGGAAGGTGTCATCGTTATCGCGAGCTGGGTTTTTGACGAGGCGAATCTCTTTGCAGATGTTCGCAAGAATTCGGTGCCCATTGTCATCATTGGCCGTGACCTCAGCGCTCGCGGTGTCAGCTCATTCCTGCTCGACAATGAAGAGGGGGGCGCACAGGCGCTTCGGCATCTTGCCGGACTAGGTCATCGTCGGATCGCTGTTATCACCGGCCCGCACGAGATGTTTGACAGCAAGCCACGTTGGCTCGGCGTCGAACGAGCATCCGAAGAGTGCGGCATTGCGCTCGATCCGCTTCTTGTGCAGCAGCTGCCCTCCTTCGGTGATGCCGAGCACGGATTTGAGGGAGGCCGCGAAATTGCCAAGCGTCTTGTAAACACCGGCCGCCCCTTCACCGCAGTTCTCGCCTTCGATGACCTTACTGCGCTTGGTGTTGTGCGCGGCCTTGCCGAGATGGGCATCCACGTTCCGCAGGACTGCTCGGTTATAGGTTTCGACGATGTGTTGCCTGCTCGTGTGGCTACGCCTGCCATCACCACGATCCGTCAGCCATTGCGTTCCATGGGCGAACACGCAGCACAGCGCATGCTCGAACGCCTGGCTGCGCCCCAGCAGGCCCGTGAGCGTGCTCGCGTTCACAAGGCAGCGCCTCAGCTTATCGTCCGCAGCTCCACTGCGCTCTACCGCAAATCCGAGTCATCAAAAGGGCGCCGCAAACGTCTTGACAGTCGTTGA
- a CDS encoding serine endopeptidase yields MSKLRLSEKWFQRGLWLIAVLFGGFLVGLGRLVVSDLPSVVPPRSVDSYVDQSKVATVQQLLAKDQAALDDNQKLLDQATAKYEHAQQESSDAHDTFQNWIATRQATGQSNQDAEVIKRTRQLDDLKANEQKLQEDVDHIQKQRESLLKPQQEHQAVIDQAQADAQVLYDKEMHRVALHVFLMRLAFTLPLLLVAWFLFLKARKSSQWPFVWGFIFFALFTFFVELVPYLPSYGGYVRYIVGIVVTVLCGSYAIRALRRYLEQQKLAEQLPEEERRKDLGYDTAQLRLVKGVCPGCERPFDVADTKSNYCMHCGLLVYIHCPQCDTRQTAFSRFCRTCGAIKANASTDAKTVQG; encoded by the coding sequence ATGAGTAAATTGCGACTTTCTGAGAAGTGGTTTCAGCGCGGGCTTTGGCTTATTGCTGTGCTCTTCGGCGGATTCCTGGTAGGTCTTGGCCGACTTGTTGTAAGTGATCTTCCAAGTGTAGTGCCTCCGCGCAGTGTCGACTCTTATGTCGACCAGTCTAAGGTGGCTACGGTGCAGCAACTGCTTGCTAAGGATCAAGCTGCACTGGACGACAATCAGAAACTTCTCGACCAGGCGACCGCGAAATATGAGCATGCACAGCAGGAGTCTAGCGATGCCCATGACACATTTCAGAATTGGATTGCGACCCGCCAGGCCACTGGGCAATCGAATCAGGACGCGGAGGTCATTAAGAGAACTCGGCAGCTTGATGATCTAAAGGCGAACGAGCAGAAGCTTCAGGAGGATGTTGATCACATCCAGAAGCAGAGAGAAAGCCTGCTAAAGCCGCAACAGGAGCACCAGGCAGTCATTGATCAGGCTCAGGCAGATGCGCAAGTCCTCTATGACAAGGAAATGCACCGGGTGGCGTTGCATGTCTTTCTTATGCGCCTTGCCTTCACCTTGCCGCTTCTGCTGGTCGCATGGTTTCTCTTCCTTAAAGCACGGAAGAGCTCACAGTGGCCGTTTGTCTGGGGCTTCATCTTCTTTGCTCTCTTTACCTTCTTTGTGGAGCTCGTGCCCTATCTTCCCAGCTATGGAGGGTATGTCCGCTACATTGTAGGCATTGTTGTGACTGTGCTATGCGGTAGCTACGCCATTCGCGCGTTGCGTCGTTATCTCGAACAGCAGAAGCTGGCGGAGCAGCTTCCAGAAGAAGAGCGTCGCAAAGATCTGGGCTACGATACAGCTCAGCTGCGCCTGGTAAAGGGCGTGTGCCCTGGGTGTGAGCGTCCCTTTGATGTTGCCGACACAAAGAGCAACTATTGCATGCATTGCGGCCTGCTGGTCTATATCCATTGCCCTCAGTGTGATACTCGGCAGACAGCATTTTCCCGCTTCTGCCGCACCTGCGGAGCAATCAAGGCCAATGCGAGCACAGACGCAAAAACAGTTCAGGGATAG